One region of Xylanimonas ulmi genomic DNA includes:
- a CDS encoding quinone oxidoreductase family protein — MRAVAAREAGGPEVLTSVELPEPEPGPGQLLVRVAAAGVNFIDTYRRSGLYPMPYPHVVGVEGAGVVTALGEHVTGFAVGDEVAWCEAPGSYAELALVPAAGAVRVPTGLDLTLAAALPLQGVTAHYLVASTFAVGLGHDVLLTAGAGGVGLLATQLAVARGGRVITTVSSAEKAALSAEAGAAHTIDYAAMADITAELPTAVRALTGGEGVHVVYDGVGRSTFDASLASLRRRGTLVLFGAASGPVPPLDPQRLNRAGSLYLTRPTIGDYLATRAEVEWRFGEVLGAAAAGDLDVRVGATFPLAEAGQAHRALEGRRTTGKVLLIP, encoded by the coding sequence ATGCGCGCAGTTGCGGCCCGCGAGGCGGGCGGTCCCGAGGTCCTCACATCCGTCGAGCTGCCCGAGCCGGAGCCCGGGCCCGGCCAACTCCTGGTGCGCGTGGCGGCCGCGGGCGTCAACTTCATCGACACCTACCGGCGCTCGGGCCTCTACCCGATGCCGTACCCGCATGTCGTCGGGGTCGAGGGCGCCGGCGTCGTCACGGCTCTCGGCGAGCACGTCACCGGATTCGCGGTGGGTGACGAGGTCGCCTGGTGCGAGGCGCCCGGCAGCTACGCCGAGCTCGCGCTCGTGCCCGCGGCGGGCGCCGTCCGCGTCCCGACGGGGCTCGATCTGACGCTCGCCGCCGCGCTGCCGCTCCAGGGCGTCACCGCGCACTACCTGGTCGCCTCGACGTTCGCGGTGGGGCTGGGCCACGACGTCCTGCTGACCGCGGGCGCCGGCGGCGTGGGCCTGCTGGCGACCCAGCTCGCCGTCGCGCGCGGCGGGCGCGTCATCACCACGGTGTCCTCGGCCGAGAAGGCGGCCTTGTCGGCCGAGGCGGGCGCCGCCCACACCATCGACTACGCGGCAATGGCCGACATCACCGCCGAGCTGCCCACCGCCGTCCGGGCGCTGACGGGAGGCGAGGGCGTGCACGTGGTCTACGACGGCGTCGGGCGCTCGACCTTCGACGCCTCACTCGCATCGCTGCGCCGGCGCGGCACCCTCGTGCTGTTCGGCGCCGCCTCGGGGCCGGTCCCGCCCCTCGACCCGCAGCGGCTCAACCGCGCCGGGTCGCTGTACCTGACGCGGCCGACCATCGGCGACTACCTCGCCACCCGGGCCGAGGTCGAGTGGCGGTTCGGGGAGGTTCTCGGCGCGGCCGCGGCGGGCGACCTCGACGTGCGCGTGGGCGCGACCTTCCCGCTCGCCGAGGCCGGCCAGGCGCACCGCGCGCTCGAAGGGCGCCGCACCACCGGCAAGGTGCTGCTGATCCCCTGA
- a CDS encoding sensor histidine kinase produces the protein MGAPRRPGASVRVKLTLSYAGFLMVAGVLLIAVVWVFLLRYVPDAAVRLPQDSAPGRRPLPDLFIPGRYDLWRAFAPRAALALGLLLVLGLVGGWLLAGRMLSPLRRVAAVARATAQGSLSERVALPGRRDELRELADAFDAMLDRVEAHVAEQRRFASNASHELRTPLAVTKTLLEVARDDPDRDVDDLLRRLATVNTRAIDLTEALLVLSRADQRTFTPEPVDLSLLAEQAAETLLPLAERRGLAIVVDGAPAEAFGSPTLLLQLVTNLVHNAIVHNEPEQGRVWIRVRPAAGHVDLEVENTGAPVSPDQVATLTERFRRGAGRTHTDHPGVGLGLAIVKSITQAHDGRLTLAPRDGGGLRVTVRLPAAPPT, from the coding sequence ATGGGCGCGCCCAGGCGACCCGGGGCGAGCGTGCGCGTGAAGCTCACGCTCTCCTACGCGGGGTTCCTGATGGTCGCCGGCGTGCTGCTCATCGCGGTGGTCTGGGTGTTTCTGCTGCGATACGTGCCGGATGCGGCGGTGCGCCTGCCGCAAGATTCGGCGCCGGGACGCCGTCCACTGCCCGACCTGTTCATCCCCGGCCGCTACGACCTGTGGCGGGCCTTCGCGCCACGCGCCGCGCTCGCCCTCGGGCTCCTGCTGGTTCTGGGGCTCGTCGGGGGCTGGCTGCTGGCGGGCCGGATGCTCTCGCCACTGCGCCGCGTGGCCGCGGTCGCGCGCGCCACCGCGCAAGGCTCGCTCAGCGAACGGGTCGCCCTGCCGGGTCGTCGCGACGAGCTGCGTGAGCTCGCCGACGCGTTCGACGCCATGCTCGACCGCGTCGAGGCCCATGTCGCCGAGCAGCGCAGGTTCGCGTCCAACGCCTCGCACGAGTTGCGCACCCCGCTCGCGGTCACCAAGACCCTGCTGGAGGTGGCCCGTGACGACCCGGACCGAGACGTCGACGACCTCCTGCGGCGTCTGGCCACGGTCAACACCCGGGCGATCGACCTCACCGAGGCGCTGCTGGTGCTCAGCCGCGCCGACCAACGCACGTTCACGCCCGAGCCCGTCGACCTGTCGCTCCTCGCCGAGCAGGCGGCCGAGACCCTCCTGCCGCTGGCCGAGCGGCGCGGCCTGGCCATCGTCGTCGACGGCGCGCCGGCCGAGGCGTTCGGCTCCCCCACGCTCCTCCTGCAGCTCGTCACGAACCTCGTGCACAACGCGATCGTCCACAACGAGCCCGAGCAGGGTCGCGTCTGGATCAGAGTCCGCCCCGCCGCGGGCCACGTGGACCTCGAGGTCGAGAACACCGGCGCGCCCGTGAGCCCGGATCAGGTCGCCACGCTGACCGAGCGGTTCAGGCGCGGCGCCGGACGGACCCACACGGACCACCCCGGCGTCGGCCTCGGCCTGGCGATCGTCAAGAGCATCACGCAGGCGCACGACGGGAGGCTCACCCTCGCGCCGCGGGACGGCGGTGGCCTGCGCGTGACGGTGCGACTGCCCGCCGCGCCGCCGACGTAG
- the argC gene encoding N-acetyl-gamma-glutamyl-phosphate reductase encodes MHMTSTQRARVAVAGASGYAGGEFLRLAANHPHLAVGALTAHSNAGASLGSLHPHLRSLADRVLAPTSVEALAGHDVVVLALPHGASGAIAAQLPDDVLVLDLGADHRLTSPAAWEQFYGSPHAGSWPYGLPELLHASGGAVTGRQRDVLHGATRVAVPGCNVTAVTLGLQPGVAAGIVEARDLVAVLANGYSGAGKALKTHLLASEALGSAAPYAVGGTHRHIPEIRQNLAVAGAEDVTLSFTPTLVPMARGILATATARLAPGLDPATAADAVRDVWERAYADEPFVHLLPEGQWPTTAMTLGANTALIQVAVDAAAGRVVTVTAIDNLVKGTAGGAVQSLNLALGLPETAGLITEGVAP; translated from the coding sequence ATGCATATGACCAGCACGCAGCGTGCCCGGGTCGCCGTCGCCGGCGCGTCGGGTTACGCGGGAGGAGAGTTCCTCCGCCTCGCCGCGAACCACCCCCATCTTGCCGTCGGCGCCCTGACCGCGCACTCCAACGCGGGCGCGAGCCTCGGCAGCCTCCACCCGCACCTGCGATCCCTCGCCGACCGCGTGCTCGCGCCGACGAGCGTCGAGGCGCTCGCGGGGCACGACGTCGTCGTGCTCGCGCTGCCGCACGGCGCCTCGGGGGCGATCGCCGCGCAGCTTCCCGACGACGTCCTCGTGCTCGACCTCGGAGCCGACCACCGCCTCACCTCACCCGCCGCGTGGGAGCAGTTCTACGGGAGCCCGCACGCGGGCTCCTGGCCCTACGGCCTGCCCGAGCTGCTGCACGCGAGCGGCGGCGCGGTGACCGGCCGCCAGCGCGACGTGCTGCACGGGGCGACGCGGGTGGCCGTGCCGGGGTGCAACGTCACGGCCGTCACGCTGGGCCTGCAGCCAGGCGTCGCGGCCGGGATCGTCGAGGCGCGCGACCTCGTGGCCGTGCTCGCCAACGGGTACTCGGGCGCGGGTAAGGCGCTCAAGACGCACCTGCTGGCCTCCGAGGCGCTCGGCTCCGCGGCCCCCTACGCCGTCGGCGGCACGCACCGGCACATCCCCGAGATCCGGCAGAACCTCGCCGTCGCCGGCGCCGAGGACGTCACCTTGAGCTTCACCCCCACGCTCGTGCCCATGGCGCGCGGCATCCTCGCGACCGCGACCGCGCGCCTGGCGCCCGGCCTCGACCCCGCCACCGCTGCCGACGCCGTCCGGGACGTCTGGGAGCGGGCCTACGCCGACGAGCCGTTCGTCCACCTGCTGCCCGAGGGCCAGTGGCCCACCACCGCGATGACGCTGGGCGCCAACACCGCGCTCATCCAGGTCGCGGTCGACGCCGCCGCCGGGCGCGTCGTGACGGTCACCGCCATCGACAACCTCGTCAAGGGCACCGCGGGCGGGGCCGTCCAGTCGCTCAACCTCGCGCTCGGCCTGCCCGAGACGGCCGGCCTGATCACCGAAGGAGTCGCACCGTGA
- the pheT gene encoding phenylalanine--tRNA ligase subunit beta yields MPLVVTEWLAEHVELPHGLTAEQLAADLVRVGLEEEAVHAAKVSGPLVVGRVLAQTPEPQKNGKTINWCLVDVGPEHNAAQIKGVDDADIPPGGARGIICGAHNFGVGDLVVVALPGTVLPGPFPIAARKTYGHVSDGMICSQRELGLGEDHDGIIVLPRLGFDESALTPGQDAIALLGLGDEVLEINVTPDRGYAFSYRGVAREYAHSTGARFTDRGLPESLTAAPPAATPDGFAVEVDDAAPLNGAVGCDRFVTRVVRGIDPAAPTPAWMRRRLEGSGMRSISLAVDVTNYVMLDLGQPLHAYDLDKVAAPIVVRRAAAGERLTTLDDVDRALDPEDLLITDSPAGERASRVLGIAGVMGGASSEVSATTTAVLVEAAHFDPISVARSARRHKLPSEAAKRFERGVDPRLSAVAAQRVVDLLVEHGGGVADPAVSDLDATAAPAPITLPVGLATRVAGVEYTREQVVGILEQIGCVVAPGADDSVVVTPPTWRPDLTERVALVEEIVRIAGYDQVPSVLPAAPGGRGLTVEQRARRSVARALAEAGLVETLSYPFIGPGELDALGLPQGDARRTAVRLANPLAEDRPLLRTSLLATLVETARRNVARGLPDVAVFEVGLVTLPGADAPAAPSLPVGVRPSQDELAALAAAVPAQPRHVAGVLTGRRAPAGWWGEGRAADWADALDAARLVAQRVGVGVSVEPDTETMPWHPGRCARLVAGGVVVGHAGELHPKVVERTGLPARSVAFELDLSALVAAAGDEPVTAAPVPAFPAAKEDFAFVVDADVPAETVRAAVVAGAGDLLEDVTLFDVFTGEQLGAGKKSLAYSVRLRAGDRTLSADEVRAVREGVVAAADGVGATLRG; encoded by the coding sequence ATGCCCCTCGTCGTCACGGAGTGGCTCGCCGAGCACGTCGAGCTTCCCCACGGCCTTACGGCCGAGCAGCTCGCCGCCGACCTGGTGCGCGTCGGCCTTGAGGAGGAGGCGGTCCACGCCGCCAAGGTGAGCGGGCCGCTGGTCGTCGGACGGGTGCTCGCCCAGACGCCCGAGCCGCAGAAGAACGGCAAGACCATCAACTGGTGCCTGGTCGACGTCGGCCCGGAGCACAACGCCGCGCAGATCAAGGGCGTCGACGACGCCGACATCCCGCCCGGCGGCGCCCGCGGCATCATCTGCGGCGCGCACAACTTCGGCGTCGGCGACCTCGTCGTCGTCGCGCTGCCCGGCACGGTGCTGCCTGGACCGTTCCCCATCGCGGCCCGCAAGACTTACGGGCATGTCTCCGACGGCATGATCTGCTCGCAGCGCGAGCTGGGCCTGGGCGAGGACCACGACGGCATCATCGTCCTGCCGCGCCTCGGCTTCGACGAGTCGGCGCTGACCCCGGGCCAGGACGCGATCGCCCTGCTGGGCCTGGGCGACGAGGTGCTGGAGATCAACGTGACCCCGGACCGCGGGTACGCGTTCAGCTACCGCGGTGTCGCGCGCGAGTACGCGCACTCGACCGGCGCCCGCTTCACCGACCGCGGCCTGCCCGAGAGCCTGACGGCGGCCCCGCCGGCCGCGACGCCGGACGGGTTCGCGGTCGAGGTCGACGACGCCGCGCCGCTGAACGGCGCGGTCGGCTGCGACCGGTTCGTCACGCGCGTCGTGCGCGGCATCGACCCGGCCGCGCCGACGCCCGCGTGGATGCGCCGGCGCCTGGAGGGCTCGGGCATGCGCTCGATCTCGCTGGCGGTCGACGTGACGAACTACGTCATGCTCGACCTGGGCCAGCCGCTGCACGCCTACGACCTCGACAAGGTCGCCGCACCCATCGTGGTCCGCCGCGCCGCAGCGGGCGAGCGCCTGACGACGCTCGACGACGTCGACCGCGCGCTCGACCCCGAGGACCTGCTCATCACCGACTCGCCGGCGGGTGAGCGCGCGAGCCGCGTGCTCGGCATCGCGGGCGTCATGGGCGGCGCCTCGTCCGAGGTCTCCGCGACGACGACGGCGGTGCTGGTCGAGGCCGCGCACTTCGACCCGATCTCGGTCGCGCGCAGCGCCCGGCGCCACAAGCTGCCCTCGGAGGCGGCCAAGCGCTTCGAGCGCGGCGTGGACCCGCGCCTGTCCGCGGTCGCGGCGCAGCGCGTCGTCGACCTGTTGGTCGAGCACGGCGGCGGTGTCGCCGACCCGGCCGTGAGCGACCTCGACGCGACGGCCGCCCCGGCCCCGATCACGCTGCCGGTCGGGCTCGCCACGCGCGTCGCGGGCGTCGAGTACACCCGCGAGCAGGTCGTCGGCATCCTGGAGCAGATCGGCTGCGTCGTGGCGCCCGGCGCCGACGACTCGGTCGTGGTGACCCCGCCGACCTGGCGGCCCGACCTGACCGAGCGCGTCGCGCTGGTCGAGGAGATCGTCCGCATCGCCGGCTACGACCAGGTGCCGTCGGTGCTGCCCGCCGCCCCTGGCGGCCGCGGCCTGACCGTCGAGCAGCGCGCGCGCCGCTCGGTCGCCCGCGCCCTCGCCGAGGCCGGGCTCGTCGAGACGCTGTCCTACCCGTTCATCGGACCCGGCGAGCTCGACGCGCTGGGCCTGCCCCAGGGCGACGCGCGCCGCACCGCGGTGCGCCTGGCCAACCCGCTCGCCGAGGACCGTCCACTGTTGCGCACGTCGCTGCTGGCCACGCTCGTGGAGACCGCGCGTCGCAATGTCGCGCGCGGCCTGCCCGACGTCGCGGTCTTCGAGGTGGGGCTGGTGACCCTGCCGGGCGCCGACGCTCCCGCCGCGCCGTCGCTGCCCGTCGGCGTGCGCCCGTCCCAGGACGAGCTCGCGGCGCTCGCGGCCGCCGTCCCGGCGCAGCCGCGTCACGTGGCGGGCGTGCTCACGGGCCGACGCGCCCCGGCCGGCTGGTGGGGCGAGGGGCGGGCCGCGGACTGGGCCGACGCCCTGGACGCCGCGCGGCTCGTGGCGCAGCGCGTGGGCGTCGGGGTGAGCGTCGAGCCCGACACCGAGACGATGCCCTGGCACCCCGGCCGCTGTGCGCGGCTCGTGGCGGGCGGCGTCGTCGTGGGCCACGCGGGGGAGCTGCATCCCAAGGTCGTCGAGCGCACGGGGCTGCCGGCGCGCTCGGTCGCCTTCGAGCTCGACCTGTCGGCGCTTGTCGCGGCCGCGGGCGACGAGCCCGTCACGGCCGCGCCCGTCCCGGCGTTCCCGGCCGCGAAGGAGGACTTCGCGTTCGTCGTCGACGCCGATGTGCCCGCCGAGACCGTGCGCGCGGCGGTGGTGGCCGGCGCCGGCGATCTGCTCGAGGACGTCACGCTGTTCGACGTGTTCACGGGCGAGCAGCTCGGCGCCGGCAAGAAGTCGCTGGCGTACTCGGTGCGCCTGCGGGCGGGTGACCGCACGCTCTCGGCCGACGAGGTGCGCGCCGTGCGCGAGGGCGTCGTCGCGGCCGCGGACGGCGTGGGGGCGACGCTGCGTGGCTGA
- a CDS encoding SDR family NAD(P)-dependent oxidoreductase has product MAETAPTWQSSSAVAATPPPARTALVTGASRGIGRAVAQGLAAAGLDIALLARDVARLDDVAASVRASGRRAVVLPADVTDVAQVRDAVARGEDTLGGVDLLVDAAGVIDAEVPAWEADPEEWWRTVEVDVRGPFLLAHTLAPRMLARGGGRLVHLASGASSHEMAGSSAYNVGKTALVRLGAHLHEAGFARGLRVFEVAPGVVATDMTASMPMHAGRTQWTPVERTVELVVAVARGELDACSGWFLRVTHDTVASLRELAAGARPPARRLRVLPAGAEDPLAETLTGR; this is encoded by the coding sequence GTGGCTGAGACGGCGCCGACCTGGCAGTCGTCGTCGGCCGTCGCGGCCACGCCGCCGCCGGCCCGGACCGCGCTGGTCACGGGCGCGTCGCGCGGCATCGGCCGCGCCGTCGCGCAGGGCCTGGCCGCAGCGGGCCTCGACATCGCGCTCCTCGCGCGCGACGTCGCCAGGCTCGACGATGTCGCCGCGAGCGTGCGCGCGAGCGGCCGCCGCGCCGTCGTGCTGCCCGCCGACGTGACCGACGTCGCGCAGGTGCGCGACGCCGTCGCCCGAGGTGAGGACACGCTCGGGGGCGTCGACCTGCTGGTCGACGCCGCCGGGGTGATCGACGCCGAGGTCCCCGCGTGGGAGGCGGACCCAGAGGAGTGGTGGCGCACCGTGGAGGTCGACGTGCGTGGGCCGTTCCTGCTCGCGCACACGCTGGCGCCGCGCATGCTCGCCCGCGGGGGCGGGCGTCTCGTCCACCTCGCCTCGGGCGCCTCCAGCCACGAGATGGCCGGATCGAGCGCCTACAACGTGGGCAAGACGGCGCTCGTGCGGCTCGGCGCCCATCTGCACGAGGCCGGGTTCGCGCGCGGGCTGCGCGTCTTCGAGGTCGCGCCGGGAGTGGTCGCGACCGACATGACCGCCTCGATGCCCATGCACGCCGGTCGCACGCAGTGGACGCCGGTCGAGCGGACGGTCGAGCTCGTGGTGGCCGTCGCGCGCGGCGAGCTCGACGCCTGCTCGGGCTGGTTCCTGCGCGTCACCCACGACACGGTGGCCTCGCTGCGCGAGCTCGCGGCCGGCGCGCGGCCCCCCGCGCGGCGCCTGCGCGTGCTGCCCGCCGGCGCCGAGGACCCGCTGGCCGAGACGCTCACGGGCCGCTGA
- a CDS encoding response regulator transcription factor, which produces MRVLIVEDEPYLAQAVRDGLRLEAIAADIAGDGETALELLAVNSYDVAVLDRDIPGPSGDEVARSIVASDSGTSILMLTAADRIDDKASGFELGADDYLTKPFELRELVLRLRALDRRRGRRRPPVVEVAGLRLDPFRREVYRDGRYVALTRKQFAVLEVLMAADGGVVSAEELLERAWDENADPFTNAVRITVSALRKRLGEPWVIATVPGVGYRVEAAGLDPASGTA; this is translated from the coding sequence ATGCGTGTACTGATCGTGGAGGACGAGCCCTACCTGGCCCAGGCAGTCCGTGATGGGCTGCGCCTGGAGGCGATCGCGGCCGATATCGCCGGCGACGGCGAGACGGCCCTGGAGCTGCTGGCCGTCAACTCCTACGACGTCGCCGTCCTCGACCGCGACATCCCGGGGCCCTCGGGCGACGAGGTGGCCCGCAGCATCGTCGCCTCCGACAGCGGCACATCGATCCTCATGCTCACCGCGGCCGACCGGATCGACGACAAGGCCTCCGGGTTCGAGCTCGGCGCCGACGACTACCTCACCAAGCCCTTCGAGCTGCGTGAGCTCGTGCTCCGGCTGCGCGCCCTCGACCGGCGTCGCGGGCGCCGGCGCCCACCCGTCGTCGAGGTCGCCGGGCTGCGCCTCGACCCGTTCCGCCGGGAGGTCTACCGCGACGGACGCTATGTCGCACTCACCCGCAAGCAGTTCGCGGTGCTGGAGGTCCTCATGGCCGCCGACGGCGGCGTGGTCAGCGCCGAAGAGCTGCTCGAACGCGCGTGGGACGAGAACGCCGACCCCTTCACCAACGCGGTGCGGATCACGGTCTCCGCGCTGCGCAAGCGCCTCGGCGAGCCGTGGGTCATCGCCACCGTGCCCGGCGTCGGATACCGCGTCGAGGCCGCGGGGCTCGATCCGGCGAGCGGGACGGCGTGA
- a CDS encoding M15 family metallopeptidase yields the protein MPTRRRRVLLSAAALITAALCGVVGLQHLSAWGPSALASTAETQAPPASPAPPAHASLALDDDRPALANLDPALLSALRQAADAAAGAGVEFVVNSGWRSAQEQERLLADAVATYGSPEEAARWVASPTASAHVTGEAVDVGAAAAAWLSEHGAAYGLCQIYANESWHYELRPQAADDGCPAMYADASQDPRAQR from the coding sequence TTGCCCACCCGGCGACGCCGAGTGCTCCTGTCCGCCGCGGCGCTGATCACGGCGGCGCTGTGCGGCGTCGTCGGACTCCAGCATCTGTCGGCGTGGGGGCCCTCGGCGCTCGCCTCGACCGCCGAGACGCAGGCGCCCCCGGCGTCGCCGGCGCCGCCCGCACACGCGTCCTTAGCCCTCGACGACGACAGGCCCGCCCTCGCCAACCTCGACCCGGCGCTGCTGTCCGCCCTGCGCCAGGCGGCGGACGCGGCGGCGGGCGCCGGGGTCGAGTTCGTCGTCAACAGCGGCTGGCGCAGCGCTCAGGAGCAGGAGCGTCTGCTGGCGGACGCTGTCGCCACCTACGGCTCACCCGAGGAGGCCGCCCGCTGGGTGGCGAGCCCGACGGCGTCCGCGCACGTCACGGGTGAGGCGGTCGACGTCGGGGCCGCGGCGGCCGCATGGCTGTCGGAGCACGGCGCCGCATACGGCCTGTGCCAGATCTACGCCAACGAGTCCTGGCACTACGAGCTGCGTCCGCAGGCGGCCGACGACGGGTGCCCCGCCATGTACGCCGACGCCTCCCAGGACCCGAGGGCGCAGCGATGA